One window of the Natrinema sp. CBA1119 genome contains the following:
- a CDS encoding aspartate aminotransferase family protein, with protein MSEQQSGSADGAQSNSAVVSAYDEHLMPIWKSLDVPVKRASGCTLEDFEGNEYLDVFSGISVTNVGHGNDAVVDAATEQLEEFVHGCSYVHPNEPVADLAERIADVTPGDLQKSFFCNSGTEAVEGAVKLARKYTGSKEVIALEMGFHGRTLGSLALTGNKAYKQGMAPTLNDVAHTAPPYGYRCPRCDGDQCDASCAEELERIIGSHTSGDLAAVVVEPVMGEAGIIVPPAGWLERVQEIAHDHGALLIADEVQTGYGRTGELFASSHFDVEPDILTQAKGIANGLPLGAFTASAEIADAFESGDHLSTFGGNPVACAAALATIDELQDGIVDNAREQGQWLESELATLEDEYDVVGQARGLGLMRGIELVEPGTAGPQNVAPRPDSDLASAVSEHLREESNVVIGVGGYYKNVMRFQPPLTISREQLEYAVDELRTALETTA; from the coding sequence ATGTCCGAACAACAATCAGGATCCGCGGACGGGGCGCAGTCGAATTCGGCCGTCGTGTCGGCGTACGACGAGCATCTGATGCCGATCTGGAAATCGCTCGATGTACCGGTGAAACGGGCCTCGGGGTGTACGCTCGAAGACTTCGAGGGCAACGAGTACCTCGACGTCTTCTCGGGCATCTCGGTGACGAACGTCGGCCACGGTAACGACGCCGTCGTCGACGCCGCGACGGAACAACTCGAGGAGTTCGTCCACGGCTGCTCGTACGTCCACCCGAACGAGCCGGTCGCCGACCTCGCCGAGCGGATCGCCGACGTGACGCCGGGCGACCTCCAGAAGAGCTTCTTCTGTAACTCCGGGACGGAAGCCGTCGAGGGGGCCGTCAAACTCGCGCGGAAGTACACCGGCTCGAAGGAGGTCATCGCCCTCGAGATGGGCTTTCACGGCCGCACTCTCGGTAGTCTGGCGCTGACGGGGAACAAGGCCTACAAGCAGGGAATGGCCCCGACGCTCAACGACGTCGCCCACACCGCGCCGCCGTACGGCTACCGCTGTCCGCGCTGTGACGGCGACCAGTGCGACGCCAGCTGTGCCGAGGAACTCGAGCGGATCATCGGCTCGCACACCAGCGGCGACCTCGCGGCGGTCGTCGTCGAGCCCGTCATGGGCGAGGCCGGAATCATCGTTCCACCGGCGGGGTGGCTCGAGCGAGTCCAGGAGATCGCCCACGACCACGGCGCGCTACTCATCGCCGACGAGGTCCAGACCGGCTACGGTCGAACCGGAGAGCTGTTCGCGAGTAGCCACTTCGATGTCGAGCCCGACATCCTGACGCAGGCGAAGGGGATCGCGAACGGGCTGCCACTGGGCGCGTTCACCGCCTCCGCAGAAATCGCGGACGCCTTCGAGTCCGGCGACCACCTCTCGACGTTCGGTGGCAACCCCGTCGCCTGCGCCGCCGCGCTGGCGACGATCGACGAACTGCAGGACGGCATCGTCGACAACGCCCGCGAGCAGGGACAGTGGCTCGAGTCCGAGCTCGCGACCCTCGAGGACGAGTACGACGTCGTCGGGCAGGCGCGAGGCCTCGGACTGATGCGCGGTATCGAGCTCGTAGAACCGGGAACGGCAGGGCCACAGAACGTTGCCCCGCGACCGGACAGCGATCTCGCATCGGCCGTGAGCGAGCACCTCCGCGAGGAGTCGAACGTCGTGATCGGCGTCGGCGGCTACTACAAGAACGTCATGCGGTTCCAGCCGCCGCTAACTATCTCGCGCGAGCAACTCGAGTACGCCGTCGACGAGCTTCGGACGGCGCTCGAGACGACCGCCTGA